The genomic stretch TATTTGGTTCGACTCCTTAAAATAGGGTTAGTTCATTCCGTTGTGTGCTGTGGTTACAACACTGGGTTAGGATCGAAACCGTGCTGTGAGTCATTCATAATTGAGCTGATAAAAGGATGATGTAAGTTACAGATATGATTTTCTATGGCGGACCATTCACGGATTACATTAAATAGTAGTattagaataagtagtagtagtagtagttgtagtagtagtagaactagtagtagcagtagtagtagtagtagctgttgtagtagtagtagtagaagtagttgtagtagtagtagtagtagtagtagtagtagtagtagtagtagtagtagtagtagtagtagagtagtagtagaagtagtggtaatagtagtagtagtagtagtagtagtagtagtagaagtagtagtagaagtagtagtagtagtagtagtagttgtagtagaagtagaaaaagaaaagaagaagaagaagtgttgttgttgttgttgttgtagttgttgttatagtagaagtagtagtagtaacaacaCTGGGTTAAGATCGAAACCGTGCTGTGAGTCATTCATAATTTAGCTGATAAAAGGATGTTGTAAGTTACATATATGATTTTCTATGGCGGACTATTTACGgattaaattaaaaagtattagaataagtagtagtagtagtagtagtagttgtagtagtagtagaagttgtattaGCAACCGGGTATACCATGAAGGCAGTGGACCGTTAAACAAGCGATAACGGAttaatagcacaagtctttaacAACGGATTCCCTGTGATCTAATTGCGATAAAGCAGATGATATgccaataaatttaatttaacaaataaaatgtacgATTCACTGACCATTTATTTAGCCAAACCGATAAGTGTGACAAAAAGCTGGCGATCTCTTTTAAACTCTTAAAGAAGTTGCTGGTTTACTAAGAATAAATCTTTATCGACTTAACttattaagtatttatttattattttgttgtttgttttgtttaaaagatccATGTATGAGTAACTATATATTTGTAGACCACACTGGACAACAAAGTAAAGGTTGACGTGATTTTCATATATGAGAGTCGGTTTGTTACGGggaaaatgattggatgaaaactgacccaaacaaataaatgtaaccgCAGCCATAAAAATATACCAACAATCAtaatttgtcaccgctgtgacaacattgttaccgcagtgacaaaaaagATATCACtacggtgacaaaattgttacctcAGAGACAAATTGTCACCGCGGGTAACAATTTTTGTCGCCTcagtgatatctatttttagctgttggcgtagtTGTACTTTTAACCCAAATGGATAGTACGGcataagtagtagtaatagtagtagaagtattattattattattattattagtagtagtagtagtagtagtagtagtagcagcagtagtagtagtagtagtagtagtagtagtagtagtagtagtggtagtagtagtagtagtagtagtagtagtagtagtagtagtagtagtagtagtagtagtagtagtagtagtagtagtagtagtagtagtagtagtagtagtagtagtagtagtagtatagtagtagtagtagtagtagtagtaagtaatagtagtagttatagtagcagtagtataagtataagtagtagtagtagtagtagtagtagtagtagtagtagaagaagtaggaggagcagtagttgtagtaatagtagtagtagtagaagtagtagtaatagtagtagtagtagtagtagtagtagtagtagtagtagtagtagtagtagtagtagtagtagtagtagtagtagtagtagtagtagtagtagtagtagtagtagtagcagtagtagtagtagaagtagtagtagtagtagtagtagtagtagtagtagtagtagtagtagtagtagtagtagtagtagtagaagtagtagtagtagtagtagtagtagctgtagtagaagtagaagtagttgtagtagtaatagttgtagtagtagtagaagtagtagaagtagtagtagtagtagtagtagtagtagtagtagtagtagtagtagtagtagtagtagtagtagtagtagtagtagtagtagtagtagtagttgtagtattggtattagtattagaagtagtagtgaAAATgtcttaataatgaaataatgttgaTAAAGGCATACGCAGTTGCGTTATATCTTCTCGCTAATATTACCAAATATATGACATGCAAGACTCGTTTTTCACGTAGGTCAGAGGATAATGTGCAATAATATTCCAACGACCTGGACAGACGCTATGTCCCGTTGTCAGATGGTTGGAGGTAGTCAGGTGATACCCGATTCCGTTCATGGACCTTTTATTCAATCAGCAAAAAACTCATCTTTCTGGATTGGACGTATCATATCCAGAGAACTGAGCACGAatggtaaataaaattgtttggaTGAAACGTTTGTGTTTAACGGgcggttttaattttaaatatgcatTCTCTGGAAGATTTAAACCCACATAAATTATGATCTTCGCCGTTATCATGTGATTGCAATAAGGAACAATTATCCACGTCTTTTGCTTAAACAATCAAAATACGGACGTCGTATATGGAATTGTGTAAATTGTGTTACGTACTCTACTACAGAATATCTATGTTTAAGTTCTATGCTTTCATatcttacataaaaaatatgttccAAAGTCCTTTACATTTACGTTGTATTTGTATTGAAGCAGGGTTAGAACATAAACCTGTGGCAGACGTATGTGAATATAAAACGACATCAGGAACTGCAGATTGGAGCGATGTAAAACTTGGAAACTGCAGCGACCTGCATAACTATGTTTGTTGTCAAAATACAACACTCGGTAATTTGTTTTGTCTGCTGTCCGTGATATAGTTTCGAGCCTTCAAGCCAGAGTTTATTAGACATGATCACACCAGTAAACACTTTATGAATAGCAGAGTTCTCCATTTGGATATGCTTTGCATTTTATCTGTGTTAATAACTTTAGTATTTTTATTCATGCAAATTGTATTTGAACATGCTTCAGCAAGGGAATCAAATATCGAAGAATGCATCAAAACAGGAACATATCTTCAGGCGAGTTCATGCCAACAAACCTACGTTCAAACAAGACCATGGTATTTCCCAAAAGGTTCCTACTGGGTTAGAAGTAACTACAGCTATACAGTACGCGATTCTTCAGGTAAAAATGACTTACGGACAGAAAGCATTTCGAAGTAGTATTTGACGGTAAAACCTATCTaccaatatataatataataaagggTAAATGAATCGACATCATTAAGTAATACCAATACTTATAATCAACAGCGCCCTTATTGTGATAACATACGTCTACAATGTTTTATACATAGGCAGCTGATTATGTTCATTTGATTATACTTCAGAACAACGATTTGGTTCAGAAACGCATGAGGAGCTCTTCAAGTGTGGACGAATAAATGGAATGgatttaaatataactttcgaTAACTGCTCAAATATGCTGCCATCTTTATGCGTTGTTTGTAAGAAGTTATACAACATTTGCTTTTCACTGTGCAAGTAAATTATAGTTATACAAATCGTTGCAACTGCAAGTGAGGCCCTGTCATGAATAATATTGCAGATGTACTATTGCTTTTTTGAAGATATGTGCGTTGATGATTCTAATACAGTATACTAATACAtctaatttaaaatcttaaatattaaaaaggaACGTTTGAAAACAAGAGAAAATGCCCTTTATTTATTCTGGAATATAATCGTTGCATTCGGGTAACAGGAATTAAAGAgcttatttaaatatattcatactttatTCATGCTTCATACTTTATTGAACagttttgattttaattgtgtgctTTTTATGTTGTTATAGCATCTTCATATATAGTTAATACAACTTCTGAATATACAGGTAAGAAGCCAATATAAAGCAATATTGGATTAAGCAAAATGCTTTAAGAACAAAAATATACTGTTGATATTTTAACGCAATACATTATAGAATATAGAGTAAAGTAAATGATATCAACAGTGATAAACGAATAATATCTCATGATAATGCTGCAACCCATGTTTGATCTCTTATATTCAGAGTGTATACATGTATGGACCACAGTGACTGAAACCAATGTCACAAGACCCCCGAATACTTCCGAGAAAACGACAAACACGGCCGATTTGATTAAACGATTTAGCTGGATTACACAATCGACAACATATACCAGTCGGTCACATGGAATCGATACTACATTGCCACCTAGCGCCTCTACAGTAGCATATTCCACATTCGCAAGCTACAAACCACCTAAAACGCAGTCTGCACTTTCAAGTGTGATCACTGTAGGTTTCACAACTATTCGATCCTCCAAATCAACGCTCACCTTATCGAAATCTTCATCGGAATTTAACGATTCAGTCGGAATAATTACAATTGCACCAAATAAACCATTTGAAGCATCCACGACTAAATCAGCGTTAGCGATTGGCCTCAGTATAGGAATTGTGACTGTTGTTATTTCCGGAATTACACTCGCATGTATATTATTACGAAGGTAATACTGTAACCTCTGTTCTTGTATATTTAGCAGCTTTAGAGCTAACCTTAATCTGTATCATCAACAAACCACATTTGAACGCCAGTGAGACAGACATTTCCAAAACTTTGACTTTTTAAGTAAgcattttgaaatgaaaaataattacatgttgatagaatataaaaaacattaatacataTTCTACAGTATGTATAAAAGTATATTTCCAAATAATACACAATGGCAATGCCTTGTTTGCTATATTCCTCAGAAATATTAATTTcaagttgttatatatatacatacatagaaAATACGCTCTTTAATGTTTAGTCAACATTATACAGGCTGAGCAAAAATGAACGTTTAGCCATATTTAAAAactatgttataaattatgtaccATTAGCGTATTAACTAAGTAGCACCATATGTGCTAAATAATGATTGCCAGTGACTTTGTTTTTCCACTTATAAATAGATTATGACAAAAATAATAACCGGGTAGTATAATCTTAAACGTTATCTGCTCTTGCAATAGAAAGGCCGATCATCGCAGTGAAGAACACGAATTGAGTGAAGTACATGGCAGGAGAGATAGGACAATCGAAAGAACAAGTGATTTTGTAGGCGGGTCAGAAGAAATAGGATCAGAAAGTGTGAGGTTTTCGAGCGATAATGCACAGTTTTCAATATGTTGCCTGTTTGAGGGATGCTGACTTATCCAAATGTGCAAGCACTTATTGAAGACAAGGTAAACTTGCCTTCCGCAAATCTGATGTAGTATAACAGTGTGCATTGGAATCCTGCTGTAGCCGAAGTGTAGTGACTAACCCAAATCAAATGAAACTTAAGTGAAATACACGTATCCAGCAGTGCGTACACCTTGCAAGAACCAATGAATTAATCAGTGTAAATAATAATGGTGAATATAGTTTGTGATGTTAATAGGAATGCATACGGTTAACCTTTGTCTTTACCAGCATATCAGTGTTTTTCTCCGAAAGCTTGCTTATTTCTATAAAACGTCTATTTAAACATTACACTCAGCAATTGCCAGTTGACATGTGGCAGATATAGATAAGATAATAATAATGGaatacaacacacacacacacacacacacaaacaatgcATGGGCGAGGCATTCCTTTGTCTAAGTCGTTAAGCAATTAAGTTTTAAGTGTTTATGCAATACTAACTTTTTCTTGAGACTACAACcttgtatattaatttgtatcCCATGCCCAGATgacatctttaaaatataacgatatacaATTGGCACACATTAAAAATTTGGACAAAACACGAATACAATTCAAATAATGTGTAGacaatattcatatttatatatggaATTGAACTAGTTCACACGAATATATCGCTATTGTATAGAAACATTGAATAATGCAACGAAAAACAAAGAATCTATAAATATCACAAAAACCCATTGCTATTTCGAGCTTATCAGAACCGTTTAGGGTAGAATGTATGTGTCATTCTTTAAAGAAGATAGCGATTTGATAATTATTCAGTTTATGATAAGAAAGGGTTACGCTtagattaaaataataaatgtgtatgCTGTCACATCTAAAGATGCCCACCCTTTTGGATTGTATCATATGACTGAAATGTAAATAGAACATCAATACTATAAcacataatacaaatacattattCGTTATTGCTATATCGTTTTCTTATCATCAGCGTGTTATAGCAACAAGGTGTAAGGGACACTGTTGAAGTCCAATTGATAAAACTTGACGCGTTCTCTATAAGGGTCCACAAAATACAAAACGCACACACACTTTGAATGGCTGGATACGTTACTGTATTATACCGGGTgtattaaattatgttcatagcatacatttgtgaaataaatattttattaaaccccATGTTTATTATGTAGGCTACATAAACAATTCGTCAGTTTGTGATTAGTATTTCTGCACGCAGTTTGGTTACTCAATAAGCGAGATTGCTCACTAAGCAAATAAAGGATGATATATGAACGAAGGAATGTTCAATACCCATCGTCCCTTATCTTGACAGGATTGATTTAGAGTCCCTTGTATTGAACGGGCTATGTTTAGGTCTTATCAATACCGTCAACTTAATGGATAATTTAGAGTTTCAATTTTGCGATATGTACAGCGAttcatttcttgttttagacTTAAGTATGTTTGAGAAGCCAAAAGGTCTCCTTTTTacgttttgtttttcaaataagtaATGTTTAAAAGCACAATTACACGAAATGTATTGTGTTTGTTGTCTTTAAATATACATGGATTGATTGCCACGTTAACAAAACTGGATTAGCAGCGAAACTCTGGTGATTAATTAATTTATACCATAAAATGCTTCTGCTGTAACGTTGATGTTGTATATGACTCGGAGGTTAACATTTGACGTTAACGTATATGACGTATTTCAACCATGAGGCCGAAACCCGTGTTGGCTATGGTAATAATCGACACGATACTGATGAGCGACCACGTGCTAGGACGTATGTATGATTTCTAACAGCGTATGCGGATTGATGATAATATTAATTTagtattgtaaacaatatttctacatttgataaaaaataaagaaaaatgtataatttaagaGTAGTCAAATGTAATCAATATGAATTAATAATTGTCTTTATTTGCACGAGACGGATCGAAGGAATTTTTACAtggaatataattattatattttaaacgcAATCTATATCATCGTTTCAGAAGTTATATTATGCTCAAGGCACCTATCTCCATGGCCGGAAGCGATGAAAAAATGTTTGGCTAATAACGGTCTTCCGTTACGTGCGCCTAGACATACAGAAGGACCATTACCTTCATTCGAGCTGAAGAATGGTATTCAGGGATGGactggagattatacattaaacAACAACCAAGGTAAACGTCAATCTTTGTGTAATAACATTAAAGTACAACTCACTAATTTTAGAAAAGGAACGTCACTTACTATTTAGAGTTTTAAACTTACTATGAACTATGTAggcataattattattgtttcgaacacattatatttttatgtgtACCACAAGATAATAATTTCGTTCGTTTTGAAAAATTCAAATACAAAGAATGTGTCATGACGTTTGCATGCACCATCATACATTGCCAATAGGATATTGCTTTAACCGCGTTATTTTACTAGTACTTATTTGCGTTTTGATAAGAGAAACCCCTAAAATATATTTGGGCAAAATTGTCAATGTCTTTTTATCTTCCTTActtgtacatgtttataaacacAATTCTATGAATATAAGCACACTCTCGTGTTAATAATATTTTGAGCGTATATGAAGCCAATATTTAATATGCCCTTTATTTCAAATGTCAAAACTTGTGTTCTATAATGACAAATTATCTTATTCTTAGGTGAAATTGAACGATGCGGATATCTGCATATAAATGATTACCTAGTTCCGTCAGGAGGCGTTCAGTTCGCTGATTGTGATCAGAGCAAACACTACATTTGTTGTCACCCAAATAAAGGTAATCCATAATGTTTGCAGGTATGTGGGGTTTAGGGCGTTAGATTGGTTTTAAATAGTAAATTAGTTTTTGTTTCTGTGTACAATTCagaaaaaaacaatttgttttgggAAATTCGATGAAACTCTTCTTTTGTTTCGGCTTACTCAAATGAAAAATTTAATATGATATTAGTTTTATGGCTGCTGATTTCTGCTTGACGTCAGAATTACCGGATGGGGTAATCATGGATACCAAGCACATAAGACCTTAATTTTTATTTCGTATATACACGATTTGGAGTGTATGTTAAATGTttgacaatattttaaataacaaaatgttgATGGTTAGGAAAGATGGGAACATGGTTCTCTActgaaaacattataattattattattacgctTTAATTCCACACTAAACTGACGAATTATGACGCAGGAACTGAACAATATGTGTATTGACATACCTTTTTGCCTGTTTCGTTGCGATTTTTCTGTGACTCCAACTATTGCATGTTTCTTGTCATTTTATCTTTAGATGGTCCGTGTACAGTACAAAATTACCATGTCTACACTGGTCCATGGTATGAGGCCACCAAATGTGCAGTTAACGTGACAATAGAAGACCTTATCACTATTCAAGCACCACCTGGTGCTTACTGGACAATGGAAAAGGATGGGCCGAACTGGAGCAGCATTGGTATgtcaaattaaacaacaaattgataTAAAGTTAAGGCTTATAAACGCTGATCAAGTAAATATTTTGGTACAATTCTGCATTAAAGTTTGTTAAGCCCTTGTCCACTGAAACGTATATAGTTGTATGCAAACATGTGTAATGCAGATCTTACACAGTTAATTCAATACCGCAGTTAAACTGGATCAGCTATGATTACTTTTTGTAATTATAATTtgcaatatatctatatatcaaaTAACATTTGATGACTCAGTAATGCATCGTGTTTATACACCAAGTTTTTATTAAAGCTGCAGTTTCCCATTCGCAAACTGCGTCTTACACACACAACCGTTTTCAGAGAACTACACATCATTTACTGTCATTACAGCTGATACCCTTTTAAAATGCATACGACCGTGTTCGGTAGACATGAGTTTTAAACACAACACATTACATCAGCACAGTAAGATGCATGTTTTTACAAGCTGTAAGTATTTAATATAAACTGCGCGTAGCATTTGTGTAAATCTTCGTATACAATGTTGTTTTGAGATATATCATTTTTAGACGGACCGAACTTCCCGATGGATCAATTGCATTCTTGTGGTACAATCAGTGGTTCTCTGGACAAATTCCGTCAGCCAGAATTTGAAGACTGCAAAAGCTCCTTTATAGTACTTTGCATATTTGGTAAATTGTGTACATTGTACTCACAAGGTACTGTAATGTATCAAGTCATAGAAATATGTCACAATTATCCAGATTTTAcaacaatttaatacaataattattccaaTATGTGTTAAAGTATATTAAACGATTGAGGGAAATTACAGATCATGATGTACAAGTAATCATGTGTGGGGTTACTAATCGCAGGTTGAActttatgaatttttattttgcaaaacaatGTTCTTGATTGTGTTACAAAATGAACTATGTATATGTATTGTTGCTATAGATACACATCCTCTTTACACGTTCGACTTCGCCAGTACCTGTTTTAAAGGTGCGTTTTATGCTTATATATGCAGCTACCAATACATATCAACATTTTAATAATTGGAAATGACAGATATGCTATTTTAAATGTTGGTAATTTTAAATcgaaacaaatatttgaaaaagtttTAGTTTTGTGTATAAGCTAACCTTATGAATCAAcgtgaaataatattttgtttgcaaaatgaCCGATGTAACAAtaacaacatgtatacatgtgaacACATCTACAACATAACCTTGGAAAGTTGGCATGAATTATACAAAACTTAAATTCCCTTTTGGTTTTCGtatattttgtttctgtttatAGAGCGTATATATATTGAATCTGCTTTCCGCTTAAGTTATAAGTATTAAAAACGAGGACTGATGcattaaaaaagtatgttcaattcaatacatttttatttagtactgtaTTTCTATAGTTATTAATAGTCATGTGTTTAATCAACTTCCCTCATTGCGTTAACAGGAAATCCGGTCGTGCAAGTTTCTACATCCTCCTCAACTGCAGCATCTTCGACGACGATAGCGACGATGTCAACTATGCATTCCACAGTAAGCGTAATTATGAACGATACAGTACAGCCGGTCACTGATACTGTTACACCAGCAAATACAGCCACAGTTGATAATTCTACAGATCCGTTTGCTTCACATCAGCTTGAAACGACACGGCAGAACGATGGAAAACAATGTAAGACATCGATAAGCTTATAAAGCAATCCGTTATTTTAAAGTCATGACAAGAACATTGTTACCAGTTGTTTGTCGTTGCCAGTCAAAGTCagatttttacatattttttttcacatttttacatTGGGATGGTTTTTTCTAATACCTTTGTAAATACGATCCtacaaatgtaattatattttaactaGTATGAAATACTGCAAAATGATCATTATTCGTTATGTATTAGTTTTTGTAGATTTCTTGTGTTAACCGATTCACGAATTTAAATAAACGCATTGGAAAATGACCGACGTAAATTCCTCTGCAAAATCAGATATCCGTCATTTACCGTGTCCACGAATAAGTATTGTTTTGAAAATCCACACAACTTAAGCTGATGAATATACTTGATTTAACAGTCCTTTTCCTAGCATAGCATTAGGGAATCCATTATTTAGCGGTTCAACTTGTTTTACACAAAATAGTGCACGTTTTATTCCCTGTAGTTAGGAATATGATTGCATAagaaaaaacatcaatttttaaaCGATATATGCGGATACTTTTAAACTTAAGTCGGCAAAATCCAGATCCGtatactgttaaataattaaacataaaatagcATATTAGCTTGGAATTTTTGAGAAATACGAGGTAGAGTTGATAACTTAagacaaataaatgttaatatataaaacaagactattgccaagcaataaaagtctcctaccggctccaccattatcagaaattccaccattgtcagaatattttttaatttgttgccatagcaaccaacattttttatgtatgaacaaaatgaaatgacgtgcataatgtccatattgtcatctatccatgttccaaatttcataaaaaaatataaagaacttttaaagttatcgcaggatccagaaaaccaccattttcagcagtatttctagtctttttattgccatagcaaccagaatttttgacgtaggaacaaaatgaaatgatgtgcataatgtccatattgccatctatccatgtttcaagtttcatgaaaaaatattaagaacttttaaagttatcgcaggatccagaaaagtgtgacggacagacagactgacagacggagtgcaaaccatacgtcccctccggtgaaaccggtaggggactaattagcTGTTGACGAATTTATTGTGTAGCAAATAATTAATCCAACTTTTGTTTCAGATAATGAAGTGACGATTGCGTTAGCAGCTGGCTTTGGTGTAATTTGTATTGGTTGTGTACTTGCTGTGGGCATATTCGTTTACAGGCGGTATGAATAAGACATAATTGTGTTATCAAAAACGGTTGAATGTTGTTTTGAGGCATGCATTACTGTTAACATAAAATCAGGAATTAAATGCACACACAACTTAATATAATGTAGAACTATACAAATCACCAGTAAAcatatatcaacatattttaaacatatttcaatatgtaTTGGTCACATGCCTGAAATAAGATACTAGCGGATGGTTCGCAGAACACCTCCCATATATATGGAGTTTCATCatcattaaacatatataaagATCGGCGTACGACTATTGTTAATGCAAAATCACGCTTTTGTGAAAGTATATCGCATTATACGTAATAAAAGCTGTTGTTAAATTTCAGTAAAACGGCAGCAAGAAAGCAAGACGCCGTGTCAGTTGAATATAAGAATGGCGTTGGTTCTACTAGCAATGTCTgtataaacaacacaaaaagaGGACACACAAATGCCGCTTACGTTATAGGCTCAATGCACACGGCAGACTTGTATGATGAACTGCCAGGAGATAACGACCATAATGTCTATGTAAGAGACCCACATACGTCGCATTTCCAGGGACAGGATAAGGTAGCTCACAAGCCGTGTTTTCATCACTTGTCGGCTGTTGAAGACATACAAGTGTACGCACTGCCGAAGAAGATGAACGGAGATCAAGTTGAGGTTAAGAGTGATTACTCTGATAACGCGTATCTGGAGCCAAAGCGATCGAATCACAATATCGCAATTAATGTTGAACCAAGATTTGATTCTGATGAAGAATCATTTGTGGACGACTTCTCCTCCGATGAATCTGATTTTGATGGACCGGCTCACTACATGAACGAAGAGTCTAAGGAGAACGATCCGACAAGCACATCTGACGGCTCCGACCCCGACTGTTATTATAACGACACCGGTCTATATCAGGACATTGCCTGTGACGCAGAGCCCGTTGTAGAACAAGCCATACCAGTGATAACGGACAACGAACAGTTTGAGATAACATTACAAGAAGATAGCGATGGTGAGATTTATGAAGAATATTCGTGCGCATAATCAATGGTTTTAGTGTAAAGCTCAAA from Dreissena polymorpha isolate Duluth1 chromosome 10, UMN_Dpol_1.0, whole genome shotgun sequence encodes the following:
- the LOC127848216 gene encoding uncharacterized protein LOC127848216 isoform X2 — translated: MYKLTMENIKFMFRYFSLWMYYAAGQRIMCNNIPTTWTDAMSRCQMVGGSQVIPDSVHGPFIQSAKNSSFWIGRIISRELSTNGLEHKPVADVCEYKTTSGTADWSDVKLGNCSDLHNYVCCQNTTLARESNIEECIKTGTYLQASSCQQTYVQTRPWYFPKGSYWVRSNYSYTVRDSSEQRFGSETHEELFKCGRINGMDLNITFDNCSNMLPSLCVVSSSYIVNTTSEYTECIHVWTTVTETNVTRPPNTSEKTTNTADLIKRFSWITQSTTYTSRSHGIDTTLPPSASTVAYSTFASYKPPKTQSALSSVITVGFTTIRSSKSTLTLSKSSSEFNDSVGIITIAPNKPFEASTTKSALAIGLSIGIVTVVISGITLACILLRRKADHRSEEHELSEVHGRRDRTIERTSDFVGGSEEIGSESVRFSSDNAQFSICCLFEGC
- the LOC127848216 gene encoding uncharacterized protein LOC127848216 isoform X4; translation: MYKLTMENIKFMFRYFSLWMYYAAGQRIMCNNIPTTWTDAMSRCQMVGGSQVIPDSVHGPFIQSAKNSSFWIGRIISRELSTNARESNIEECIKTGTYLQASSCQQTYVQTRPWYFPKGSYWVRSNYSYTVRDSSEQRFGSETHEELFKCGRINGMDLNITFDNCSNMLPSLCVVSSSYIVNTTSEYTECIHVWTTVTETNVTRPPNTSEKTTNTADLIKRFSWITQSTTYTSRSHGIDTTLPPSASTVAYSTFASYKPPKTQSALSSVITVGFTTIRSSKSTLTLSKSSSEFNDSVGIITIAPNKPFEASTTKSALAIGLSIGIVTVVISGITLACILLRRKADHRSEEHELSEVHGRRDRTIERTSDFVGGSEEIGSESVRFSSDNAQFSICCLFEGC
- the LOC127848216 gene encoding uncharacterized protein LOC127848216 isoform X1, with translation MYKLTMENIKFMFRYFSLWMYYAAGQRIMCNNIPTTWTDAMSRCQMVGGSQVIPDSVHGPFIQSAKNSSFWIGRIISRELSTNAGLEHKPVADVCEYKTTSGTADWSDVKLGNCSDLHNYVCCQNTTLARESNIEECIKTGTYLQASSCQQTYVQTRPWYFPKGSYWVRSNYSYTVRDSSEQRFGSETHEELFKCGRINGMDLNITFDNCSNMLPSLCVVSSSYIVNTTSEYTECIHVWTTVTETNVTRPPNTSEKTTNTADLIKRFSWITQSTTYTSRSHGIDTTLPPSASTVAYSTFASYKPPKTQSALSSVITVGFTTIRSSKSTLTLSKSSSEFNDSVGIITIAPNKPFEASTTKSALAIGLSIGIVTVVISGITLACILLRRKADHRSEEHELSEVHGRRDRTIERTSDFVGGSEEIGSESVRFSSDNAQFSICCLFEGC
- the LOC127848216 gene encoding uncharacterized protein LOC127848216 isoform X3; the encoded protein is MCNNIPTTWTDAMSRCQMVGGSQVIPDSVHGPFIQSAKNSSFWIGRIISRELSTNAGLEHKPVADVCEYKTTSGTADWSDVKLGNCSDLHNYVCCQNTTLARESNIEECIKTGTYLQASSCQQTYVQTRPWYFPKGSYWVRSNYSYTVRDSSEQRFGSETHEELFKCGRINGMDLNITFDNCSNMLPSLCVVSSSYIVNTTSEYTECIHVWTTVTETNVTRPPNTSEKTTNTADLIKRFSWITQSTTYTSRSHGIDTTLPPSASTVAYSTFASYKPPKTQSALSSVITVGFTTIRSSKSTLTLSKSSSEFNDSVGIITIAPNKPFEASTTKSALAIGLSIGIVTVVISGITLACILLRRKADHRSEEHELSEVHGRRDRTIERTSDFVGGSEEIGSESVRFSSDNAQFSICCLFEGC
- the LOC127848210 gene encoding uncharacterized protein LOC127848210, whose product is MRPKPVLAMVIIDTILMSDHVLGQVILCSRHLSPWPEAMKKCLANNGLPLRAPRHTEGPLPSFELKNGIQGWTGDYTLNNNQGEIERCGYLHINDYLVPSGGVQFADCDQSKHYICCHPNKDGPCTVQNYHVYTGPWYEATKCAVNVTIEDLITIQAPPGAYWTMEKDGPNWSSIDGPNFPMDQLHSCGTISGSLDKFRQPEFEDCKSSFIVLCIFDTHPLYTFDFASTCFKGNPVVQVSTSSSTAASSTTIATMSTMHSTVSVIMNDTVQPVTDTVTPANTATVDNSTDPFASHQLETTRQNDGKQYNEVTIALAAGFGVICIGCVLAVGIFVYRRKTAARKQDAVSVEYKNGVGSTSNVCINNTKRGHTNAAYVIGSMHTADLYDELPGDNDHNVYVRDPHTSHFQGQDKVAHKPCFHHLSAVEDIQVYALPKKMNGDQVEVKSDYSDNAYLEPKRSNHNIAINVEPRFDSDEESFVDDFSSDESDFDGPAHYMNEESKENDPTSTSDGSDPDCYYNDTGLYQDIACDAEPVVEQAIPVITDNEQFEITLQEDSDGEIYEEYSCA